A stretch of DNA from Anopheles ziemanni chromosome 3, idAnoZiCoDA_A2_x.2, whole genome shotgun sequence:
AACGACTTTGTTTAATCGCCTCGAATCGACCCTTTTCGGCGCATATCGCACACAGCGTTTCATGTTCCAGCAGggttaacaatatttttttaatttctgttaaacatttttagtCCAAATTTAGGTGAAAGCCAGTTATACCTAATGTATTTCAACGTTTTTTCAGTTAGATtgtcaaaaaaacgtttcggtTTTATTACGATAGTGTTTTGATGAAATTAACCCATGGTTTTTAATTGACCATAAATTAATACCGCTTCCTTCATTaggtaaaaataaagtaaaacacaAGCAAAGTCTTCACAGGCAATGGAAGTCTATAAATTGCTTGAGGTCATAAAACATACCGCATCCAGAAGAAATATAATTCCTGAAGTAGACCATCCTTGCTTCCCGACATGGTTATGTTTTTAATCGATTCAAATTAATGCAATCCAGATTAATAAAGACCATCGTTGCGCTCATTCCCAGCATTCCTCCAGATAGCCGACAAGTGAGATCGGGATCGATTGGTCGAATTTAATGTCGTCCCCAGCAGTAACAGAAGACCGGCGTTAACAGTTATCAATCGAGTAACAGCAACGCACATCAACAGCATAGAGTCATGAACAATAACAGCAAGATGCAAATCCGAGAATCACTCGCCGTAGAGGTGGACGGCACAACGGTCCAAGGGCCCCGGGGCTACCTTATCACACGGACGACGCTGCTGGCCACAGTTGCCATCGTGTGCTGCCTTCTGTTTGGCTCCGGACTGCTGATTTATCACTTTGCCTCTTGCGAGGAGCATCTTCTTGGGTCCCTTCCGCATACGACAATCTGCGAACATCAACACTCATCGGCAtcgcaccagcaccagcatcaaCAGGTTCTGGCCGTTACCGAAGTGCCGCCTGTGACCTCTGCGGTAGTGACCCAGGCACCTATCCACACGGACGGTGTGCCTACCGACAGCGGCCTACCGGGCAACACCGGAACCGATGCCATGGCACAACCTTCGTCGAACGACAGCGACACGGCGATTACGTCAGCGGCTCGGGAGAACTTGCGCCTgcctcgatcgatcgaacccGTTGCGTACGACATTCGGCTCGTACCGTGGCTGGTGGAGGACAACTTTACCTTCCACGGCACGGTAGAAATCGTCGTCAACGTGCTCGAAGGCTGCGACAACGTGACGCTCCATGCGGCTGCCCTCGTCATCCACGAGGCAACCGTGGAGCGGCGGATGGTGGATGAACAGGCAGGAAAATCACCGTCAAATGCAGACGGGGAAACTACGGAAAATCCGATAGTAGAAAGGATCGAAATCGACCGTAACCTTACCATCGACAGCAAGCAGTTCTATGTGCTGATGCTGAAGACGCCCCTTCGCAAGGGCGATCAGTATGTGGTCCGGCTTCGTTACGAGGGCGTACTGAATAACTATCTGCAAGGGTTCTATCGCAGCTCGTATACAGCGAACAATGAAACGAGGTAACGTTAGCGGTTGGATGTTAAGATATCTCCAATACATTTTGTACCCCATAGGTGTTTAGCTGATAACGATCtgttgctttcttttattACAGTAGACTCATGATTATCCGCGGTTATTCCAGATTGTTTAACTGCTTTTGGTATTTGCTATCAGACGTTCCTAGCTTAATCGCTTGATATAAAGTAAATCACACGAAAAAGAACTTTTATTAAATATATACTTAATTATGGTATGGTTAGTATTACTTCTTAGGTATAATCTcaaaacagtaaaaataatCCCACTCTTGGGCGCGTATAATCGAGAGTCTGCTGAATTTGTACATACAAACCTATGTAGTATAATAAGTAATCTAATTTTACCCTTGTAGAATGTATGTAAATTGAAACTACAGGAATAGTACAACAAAACTGCTTTtttaataatgaaaataagcTTGTAGAGTTGGTTGTTTCGCTATTCAATAAAAAACTTAACCTTCGTTTTAGGTGGACTGCTACGACACAATTCCAACCAACGGATGCACGACGTGCCTTTCCGTGTTTCGATGAGCCTGCACTTAAGGCACGGTTCAACATCAGCATTGCCCGACCAAAGGATATGGTCTCACTGTCCAATATGCCTCGGTTGCGTTCCTACGATGCAAGGTAAGTGCATTTGCATGGTCGGACGCGTGGTCTCCAGTGTTCTAGATTGAACCACACTTACAGCGACATCGAGGGTTACGTGTGGGACGTTTACCAGCAGTCCGTACCGATGTCCACGTACCTGGTGGCATTCGTCGTGTGTGACTTCCGCAACCTGACGGAGGGTAACTTTTCGGTTTGGGCGCGTTCCGACTCGATCCGATCGGCTCAGTACGCGCTGAGCGTCGGTCCGAAGTTGCTCAAGTTCCTGGAGGACTTTTTCCACATCGAGTATCCGCTGCCCAAGGTGGACATGATTGCCCTGCCGGATTTCAGTGCCGGGGCGATGGAAAACTGGGGCCTCATAACGTACCGCGAGACGGCAATGCTGTACGAGGAGAACGTGTCCGCCCTCAGCAATAAGCAACATGTGATCACCGTTGTGGCGCATGAGCTCGGTTAGTTGTAGTGTGTTCTCGTTTGGTATGGTTAGTAAAATAGTATCCTTCACATCCGTAGCCCACCAGTGGTTTGGCAATCTGGTGACACCCTCGTGGTGGACCGACCTATGGCTGAACGAAGGTTTCGCCAGCTACATGGAATACCTCGGGGTGGACGCGGTTGAACCGAAGTGGAAGCCGATGGAACAGTTCGTGGTCAACGAGCTGCACAATGTGTTCTCGCTGGACGCCCTCTCGTCGTCGCATCAAATTTCGGTAGAGGTGCACAATCCGGAGGAAATTCATGAGATTTTCGACAAAATTTCCTACGGCAAGGGTGCCACCATCATCCGCATGATGGATCACTTCCTCACGACGGACGTGTTTAAGCGGGGACTGACGAACTATCTAAACGAAAAGTATGTGCACGCCCACCGCACTTTGTTGGTGTAATGCCATGTGAACCCatgatttgattttccttcCAGAAAGTACCAGAGTGCAAACCAGGATGATCTGTGGGAATATCTCACCAACGAAGCTCGACGAGGGGGCATCTTCGATGAGTACACTTCGGTGAAGGAAATCATGGACACTTGGACGCTGCAGACCGGATTTCCCGTGGTATCCGTGCTACGCAACTACGACATGAACAGCATCGTGTTTCGCCAGGAACGGTTCTCGTTTGCAAATGCCCTTAACGTTTCCGATGCGGCCCTGCTGGGCGAGCGGTTCCTTTGGTGGATTCCGATAACCTACACCACACTCGGCGAAAGTAATTTCCGCCAGACGAAGCCAAATATTTGGATGAAAGCCGAGGCATCGTTGGAAATGAACAATCACGACATTCCCAGCCACGACTGGATTGTGGTGAACGTGCAACAGACAGGTGAGCAGACAGCCGTTAACAGATACTTAGTGCCATTATAATCAAACTCTTACACGGTCTCGTCTTTAGGATACTATCGAGTAAACTACGATCAACGCAACTGGCAAATGATAGTTAGTCATCTGCAAGACAGAACCAAGTTTCGATCGATAGCGGCCTCAAATCGTGCGCAGCTGATCGATGACGCGTTGAATTTAGCCCGTGCGGGGTACTTGGACTACGCGATTGCACTGAATGTTACCCGATACCTCGAGCACGAGACAGACTACGTACCGTGGAAGACAGCCATTGCTTCGTTAAACTACATCGACTCGATGCTCATCCGTACCAGAAATTACGGACTGTTCAAGGTGTGATAGCGCTGTTTAAACTTAGACAGTATGTTTTACATTAACGATTTTAATATACTCCATGCAGAAATACTCATTAGAGTTGATGGAAAAGATCTACGCAGAAGTAGGCTTCGAGGATCACCCCGGTAATGATTTGCTGGTTGTGTATAAGCGAATAAGTGTGCTGAAAGCTTTGTGCCACTTGGGAAGCAAGGATTGCGTTAATAATTGCATTCGCAAATACTACGATTGGATGCAGCAACCAAATCCGGACATTAACAATCCGTGAGTATTCTATTGAGTTCTGTCCAGCACGGAAGCGTGTGAGTTTTCtagcattttcctttccattcggTAGAATTTCACCCAACCTCAAAAGTACCGTGTACTGCACGGCCATCAAATATGGCGACGAAACAGAATGGGATTTTGCCTGGGAACGGTTCCAGAAGGCGACCGTTGCAAGCGAGAAGGAGATTCTTCTCTCCGCCATGGGTTGCTCTCGGGTACCGTGGATACTGACGCGATACCTCGAGAGCTCGATGTCTGACGAGTCTGGCATTCGGAAGCAGGATGCATTCCGAGTGTTCTTGTCCGTGGCGGACAATGTCATCGGTCAGTCACTCGCGTTCGACTATATGCGCAACAATTGGTCAAAATTGAAGGAATAGTAAGTACATTTAGGGGAATACCATGGTACTCAAGTTTGCGGTTCTTTATTGCACGtctaaacatttgttttcagCTTCGGTGCTTCTATGTCAAACTTGAACATTATTCTCAAGTACTCGACGAAACGGTTCAATACCGAGTCGGAGCTACTAGCGGTACGttacaacacaaacaaaaccgttGCCCAAAACCCAACTGATTGGCAatgttacatattttttaaactattttcatCTTTCACAGCTCAAGGAGTTTGCCGAAACACATTTGAAAGATAGTGGCCGCACCATACAGCAGGCAATTGAGCTGACGGAGGCAAATATTGCGTGGTTAAACCGAAACGCGCAGCCGATTGTTAATTGGCTTAATGAGGTTTAGGAACGTAGTGTGGTCTCTTGGCCAGTTCGGGGTGGAACAGTGGACTTATCCAAAGCGTAAAAGATCGAGGTAGCAACGGCTAGCCGGTAGTAACTCAATTAGTTGCAAGcagttttattgatttaagGAGCGTACTTAAGATAAATAAAGTTATATGATAGTTTGGAATTACTGTGCATACCGGAGATGCTTGACGGCCGTTGAGAGAGAAATGTTACAAATAGCGCACGTGATCGATCCAAAAACTGAGCTGGATCGTTTAGTGCCTCAACAGGTTAAAGTACTTGCCtaaaattttacgaaaaaaacactttcacgtatacaatatttcatgttcctttatttttcatttaagaaGTGATGTATAATTTTCCCTTCATGCAAGACATTCTTTATGAGACTACCATCGGCATACCACAAGCATTACAAGACTAACAATCAGTGCCATGTTGGCAAAGACTGTAGCAGCACCACCATCGGCTTTCTTTTTCAAGAAACCATTGATTTCGTCACGGTTTCGCAGCGTGAACTGTTTGTTGGTCTCATACTCTGCAAGTCCATTCTTGATCGAATCATAAGCGGACTGGCCGAGGGTATTCTTATTTGTCTCGATGAACGCACTGATCGTGTCCCTTTCGGTGTCGCTCTTCAAACGGGCGAGAAGGTTGTTGAATGCAGAGGCAACACTCAAGTAACTACCATGCCTAGCGGAGAGCGAGAAAAGCAAGTTCAATGTAAGTAAGTACATATTCTGCGTCCGTAGTGTTCACCGAACTCACCCTGCAGCCCAAATTGCATGGTTTTGTTGCAGGTAGTTTGAAGCATGTGGCAAATTGTACTGGTTATTGATGATATACAGGTATGCATTGCTCTTGTCTTGCGATCGAATGTGCTCAGAAGCGATGGCGTCCATCATAATCTGTAAGTACAATTGATTGTAATAGATCTTCCTGGTGTTTGGTTGAGTATTTCACCCTGCCGAAAACACAACTCACACTAATCAATTCATACGTCGATGCACAACCCATTCCGCGCAGTATGGTAAGCTGCTCCGTCGCTACATTGGAAGACAAGTACTGATTCCACAGGAACTCGAAATGAGCTTTGGTACCCTTGCGAGCTCCCTCGCAGTACACCACCTGGCGGAGATCGGGATGGACTCTGTAAAAGAAATTATTATCACTATAATTTATCTAATTGGTGCGACTAGACGAACGACACTACGTACTTCACTGAAGGGTTCTGATAGAATCTCTCGAATTCGGCCACTGCTGCCTTGCTACACGCTTCGTGACCATAATTGCAAGCCCATTGCAAGACGTTTTGGCGCATGTAGGTAAACACACGGCGTTCGGTAGCAGACGGTGCTTGGAACATGACGGTTTCATACGCCTTGGCAAAAATGTCCAAGATGTGAATCTACGGAAGAGAAATGGAACTTGATAACATGGCTTACAGATAGTTATCAATAGCAATAGAAACTTACCGCGAACAGATCCTCGTCCTCCTCATGAATCCTGCGGGACAGCGTCGTCAGTCCATTTACTGCCGCCAGCCAGGGTGCGTATTCGGTTTCGTGCTTGAGATATTCCAAA
This window harbors:
- the LOC131289248 gene encoding aminopeptidase N translates to MNNNSKMQIRESLAVEVDGTTVQGPRGYLITRTTLLATVAIVCCLLFGSGLLIYHFASCEEHLLGSLPHTTICEHQHSSASHQHQHQQVLAVTEVPPVTSAVVTQAPIHTDGVPTDSGLPGNTGTDAMAQPSSNDSDTAITSAARENLRLPRSIEPVAYDIRLVPWLVEDNFTFHGTVEIVVNVLEGCDNVTLHAAALVIHEATVERRMVDEQAGKSPSNADGETTENPIVERIEIDRNLTIDSKQFYVLMLKTPLRKGDQYVVRLRYEGVLNNYLQGFYRSSYTANNETRWTATTQFQPTDARRAFPCFDEPALKARFNISIARPKDMVSLSNMPRLRSYDASDIEGYVWDVYQQSVPMSTYLVAFVVCDFRNLTEGNFSVWARSDSIRSAQYALSVGPKLLKFLEDFFHIEYPLPKVDMIALPDFSAGAMENWGLITYRETAMLYEENVSALSNKQHVITVVAHELAHQWFGNLVTPSWWTDLWLNEGFASYMEYLGVDAVEPKWKPMEQFVVNELHNVFSLDALSSSHQISVEVHNPEEIHEIFDKISYGKGATIIRMMDHFLTTDVFKRGLTNYLNEKKYQSANQDDLWEYLTNEARRGGIFDEYTSVKEIMDTWTLQTGFPVVSVLRNYDMNSIVFRQERFSFANALNVSDAALLGERFLWWIPITYTTLGESNFRQTKPNIWMKAEASLEMNNHDIPSHDWIVVNVQQTGYYRVNYDQRNWQMIVSHLQDRTKFRSIAASNRAQLIDDALNLARAGYLDYAIALNVTRYLEHETDYVPWKTAIASLNYIDSMLIRTRNYGLFKKYSLELMEKIYAEVGFEDHPGNDLLVVYKRISVLKALCHLGSKDCVNNCIRKYYDWMQQPNPDINNPISPNLKSTVYCTAIKYGDETEWDFAWERFQKATVASEKEILLSAMGCSRVPWILTRYLESSMSDESGIRKQDAFRVFLSVADNVIGQSLAFDYMRNNWSKLKEYFGASMSNLNIILKYSTKRFNTESELLALKEFAETHLKDSGRTIQQAIELTEANIAWLNRNAQPIVNWLNEV